The following are encoded in a window of Planctomycetaceae bacterium genomic DNA:
- a CDS encoding MBL fold metallo-hydrolase, with protein sequence MAKKVKIVTLIEDTAEGDGLLSEHGISFWIEFGEHKILFDTGQTGIILRNAEILGINLAETDAIVISHGHYDHTGGLEPVLNIATKAKVYIHPDALDKKYHFGGGSSRAIGVTGGSKKIIASHADKNQVIWTKDTTEVVPGFFVSGQVPRTNSFEVEEQDFFIDDQGAEPDELNDDQAVYFNTKDGLVVVFGCAHAGVINTLDHITKTSGVQQVHTIMGGFHLIGSGKSKISKVIDNLERFGVRNISPGHCTGSEAAMEFRKQYPKHCFMCSVGTTREFQAI encoded by the coding sequence ATGGCAAAAAAAGTTAAAATTGTAACACTTATAGAAGATACCGCCGAAGGCGATGGCCTTCTTTCAGAGCACGGCATAAGTTTCTGGATAGAGTTCGGTGAACATAAAATTCTGTTCGACACCGGCCAGACGGGCATTATCCTGCGCAATGCGGAAATTCTCGGCATTAACCTTGCCGAAACGGACGCGATTGTAATCAGTCACGGCCATTATGACCACACGGGCGGTTTGGAGCCGGTACTTAATATCGCGACAAAAGCGAAAGTATATATACATCCTGATGCGCTTGACAAGAAGTATCATTTTGGCGGAGGTTCGAGCAGAGCGATTGGGGTAACAGGCGGGTCTAAAAAAATTATCGCTTCGCATGCTGATAAAAATCAGGTTATATGGACAAAAGACACGACAGAGGTTGTGCCCGGCTTTTTCGTCAGTGGGCAGGTGCCGCGAACCAACAGTTTTGAAGTTGAAGAGCAGGATTTTTTCATTGATGACCAGGGAGCCGAGCCGGACGAACTGAATGATGACCAAGCGGTTTATTTCAACACGAAAGACGGTTTGGTGGTTGTCTTTGGATGTGCTCACGCGGGCGTTATCAACACACTCGACCATATAACAAAAACCAGCGGCGTGCAGCAGGTTCATACGATAATGGGCGGCTTCCATCTTATCGGCAGCGGAAAAAGCAAAATTTCAAAGGTTATAGACAACCTTGAGCGTTTTGGCGTTCGCAACATCAGCCCCGGCCATTGTACAGGTTCGGAAGCGGCGATGGAGTTTAGAAAACAGTATCCGAAACATTGTTTTATGTGTTCGGTCGGCACAACTCGTGAGTTTCAGGCGATATGA
- a CDS encoding ASKHA domain-containing protein, with product MELKVTFQPQGRTVYVLPGTKIIEAAAIAGVIVDTPCGGAGTCKKCKITIIEPSGERFDCLACQRTIDKNTIIEVPQNSLLFSPDKIVVDSEIIHKIIPDRKCENGECFGVAVDIGTTTLAASLVNLKDGTEIAVMGSHNPQISNGDDVISRIKFSIENPEGLANLQKAVIRQINSMIDNLCKKAGIKNHNILEISVAGNTAMQHLFRGIDPAPLAQLPFEPNWLGGESIKASQLDIHINPQGVIYIFPVIGGFVGGDISAGMLAVDLLNQPQPLLMIDIGTNGEIVLVNDNKIFAASTAAGPAFEGAGISCGMRAMSGAIEKVNFDNNENKFICNVIGDTKPVGICGSGLIDMMAEFLNAGVVDCTGRMTGEEIELAPKVKITQRDIRQIQLAVGAIRAGISIMLKKADIKSSDLKRVLVAGGFGSFIRRNHAQCIGLLPADVSHEKISFIGNTSLAGAKMALLSLDARKKTQDLADQTEHIELSADFDFQNEFANAMIFP from the coding sequence ATGGAACTAAAAGTTACTTTTCAGCCGCAGGGCAGAACCGTTTATGTTTTGCCCGGCACAAAAATAATTGAAGCCGCCGCCATTGCGGGCGTTATTGTAGACACGCCTTGCGGCGGGGCGGGCACGTGTAAAAAATGTAAGATTACAATTATCGAGCCTTCCGGCGAAAGATTTGACTGCCTTGCATGTCAGCGAACGATAGACAAGAATACCATAATCGAGGTCCCGCAAAATTCCCTGCTGTTTAGCCCTGACAAAATCGTTGTCGATTCGGAAATAATTCATAAAATCATACCAGACAGAAAGTGCGAAAACGGCGAATGTTTTGGCGTCGCTGTTGACATCGGCACGACAACTTTGGCCGCGTCTCTGGTCAATCTTAAAGACGGCACAGAGATTGCCGTGATGGGCAGCCACAATCCGCAGATTTCTAATGGCGACGATGTTATCAGCAGGATAAAATTTTCAATCGAGAATCCCGAAGGTCTTGCAAATTTGCAAAAGGCTGTCATTCGGCAGATTAATTCGATGATAGACAATCTCTGCAAAAAGGCCGGCATAAAAAATCATAATATTTTGGAAATTTCTGTTGCGGGCAATACCGCGATGCAGCATTTATTCCGCGGCATAGACCCCGCACCTCTGGCGCAATTGCCATTTGAGCCGAATTGGTTAGGCGGCGAAAGCATAAAGGCCTCGCAGCTTGATATACACATTAATCCCCAGGGCGTGATTTATATTTTTCCGGTTATTGGCGGCTTTGTCGGCGGAGACATTTCAGCCGGCATGCTCGCCGTGGATTTGCTCAACCAGCCGCAGCCTTTGCTGATGATAGATATTGGTACAAATGGCGAAATAGTGCTGGTCAACGACAATAAAATTTTCGCCGCATCGACTGCCGCCGGCCCTGCGTTTGAAGGGGCGGGCATATCTTGCGGTATGCGTGCGATGTCCGGCGCTATTGAGAAGGTCAACTTCGATAATAACGAAAATAAATTCATTTGCAATGTCATCGGCGATACTAAACCTGTCGGCATTTGCGGCAGCGGCCTTATAGATATGATGGCAGAATTTCTTAACGCCGGCGTAGTTGATTGTACCGGCCGAATGACAGGCGAAGAAATTGAACTTGCCCCAAAAGTAAAAATTACGCAGAGGGACATCCGCCAGATTCAGCTTGCTGTCGGTGCGATACGTGCTGGAATAAGTATTATGCTGAAAAAAGCTGATATTAAGTCGTCGGATTTGAAACGTGTTCTTGTCGCCGGCGGTTTTGGCAGCTTTATTCGCAGAAATCACGCCCAGTGTATCGGTTTGCTGCCTGCTGATGTAAGCCATGAAAAGATTTCGTTTATTGGCAATACATCGCTTGCCGGCGCTAAAATGGCGTTACTTTCACTTGATGCCAGAAAGAAAACACAAGATTTAGCTGACCAGACGGAGCATATAGAACTGTCCGCGGATTTTGATTTCCAAAACGAATTTGCCAACGCGATGATTTTCCCATAA
- the nadD gene encoding nicotinate (nicotinamide) nucleotide adenylyltransferase has product MTKEKIILFGGTFDPIHNGHIEVAICAMEKICASKFFFIPARRSPLKNKQPVAYDTDRIAMIQLAIERNKDFEISNVEMNRAEPSYTIDTIRQLHEKLGENCEFYWLIGADMLKDLPLWHEINDLLSECNICVMNRGGYQKPNFDSLRGRLSPEHIANLKKNMLETPMLEISSTEIRKQLVDEQDVSKFLPPAVIDYIKRRKLYIPND; this is encoded by the coding sequence ATGACGAAAGAAAAAATAATACTGTTCGGCGGCACATTTGACCCAATACATAACGGTCATATCGAAGTCGCAATCTGCGCAATGGAAAAAATCTGTGCAAGCAAATTTTTTTTCATCCCTGCAAGACGTTCTCCGCTCAAAAACAAACAGCCGGTCGCTTATGACACTGACAGAATAGCAATGATACAACTGGCTATCGAACGGAATAAAGACTTTGAGATAAGCAATGTGGAGATGAATCGAGCCGAGCCAAGTTACACAATCGATACCATCCGGCAATTACACGAAAAATTAGGCGAAAATTGCGAATTCTACTGGCTTATCGGCGCTGATATGCTCAAAGACCTGCCTTTATGGCACGAAATCAACGATTTATTGAGCGAGTGCAATATCTGTGTGATGAATCGAGGTGGTTATCAAAAGCCCAATTTCGACAGCCTGCGAGGAAGATTAAGCCCTGAACATATCGCAAACCTTAAAAAAAATATGCTCGAAACGCCAATGCTCGAAATCAGCAGTACGGAAATACGCAAACAACTTGTTGACGAACAGGATGTAAGTAAATTTCTGCCCCCGGCAGTGATAGATTATATCAAACGACGCAAACTGTATATTCCCAACGATTAA
- a CDS encoding radical SAM protein: protein MTEKSIQNKAHVFGPVPSRRLGRSLGIDLIPHKTCTYDCLYCQVGLTTEKTATRQSWIAVDDIIAELKGKLLTKPDCITLSGSGEPTLYIHCGKLIAEIKKITDVPIAVITNGSLLWMPEVRSELLAADIVMPSLDAGDEEMLKKINRPAPEITFDKMLQGLIDFRKEYKGKYWLEVFLIAGLNDSDEQIAKIAECVKKINPDRIQLNTVSRPPAEKVAAMTPQRLDEIAKRIGNNAEVIADFKGVVSETFASNSEDIVEMLRRRPCSADDIAAGLKLSKLEVLKAVTELMKSKKVESVQQNNKTYYKS, encoded by the coding sequence ATGACAGAAAAATCAATACAAAACAAAGCACATGTATTCGGCCCTGTTCCGTCGCGCAGGCTCGGCAGGTCTCTGGGCATTGACCTTATACCGCACAAGACCTGCACGTATGACTGCCTGTATTGTCAGGTGGGTTTGACAACGGAAAAGACCGCAACACGGCAGAGCTGGATTGCGGTCGATGATATTATCGCCGAGCTGAAGGGCAAACTGCTGACAAAGCCGGACTGTATTACACTTTCAGGCTCCGGCGAACCTACGTTGTATATTCACTGTGGCAAATTAATCGCCGAAATTAAAAAGATTACAGATGTTCCCATCGCCGTCATTACGAATGGCTCGCTGCTGTGGATGCCGGAAGTTCGCAGTGAATTGCTTGCCGCCGATATAGTAATGCCGTCGCTCGATGCAGGCGATGAAGAAATGCTTAAAAAGATTAACCGACCCGCTCCGGAAATTACATTTGATAAAATGCTACAGGGGCTTATTGATTTCCGAAAGGAATATAAAGGCAAGTACTGGCTGGAGGTTTTCTTAATCGCCGGCCTGAATGATAGTGATGAGCAAATCGCGAAAATTGCCGAGTGTGTTAAAAAAATTAATCCTGACAGAATCCAGCTTAATACTGTAAGCCGTCCGCCTGCCGAAAAAGTGGCTGCGATGACTCCGCAGCGATTGGATGAAATAGCCAAAAGAATTGGTAACAATGCCGAAGTGATTGCGGATTTCAAGGGCGTTGTGAGCGAAACTTTTGCGAGCAACTCGGAGGATATTGTAGAAATGCTTCGCCGCCGTCCGTGCAGCGCTGATGATATTGCCGCCGGACTGAAATTGTCGAAGCTTGAAGTATTGAAAGCCGTCACGGAACTGATGAAGTCGAAAAAAGTCGAATCTGTTCAGCAAAACAATAAAACTTATTACAAGAGTTAA